ATTTCTTTTTTCCATTGAAAAAGCAAATAGAGATTTTGGATATAATCCCAAATACTCTGATTTTAGAGTAATGATGGAAGATTATAAAAAGGATTTGCAGGCAAACAAATATATTGATTTGTTTAAATATTAGTGGGGAGAAACAAATGTACAATAGAATAAAAAGATTTATCGATTTTTTAATATCATTAATTATTTTACCAATTCTACTGTTATTAATAATTATTGTAGGTATTGCAATAAAATTAGATGATGGAGGACCAGTTTTTTATTTTGGAGAAAGAATAGGATATCATGGGAAAATATTTAAAATGTTCAAATTTAGATCTATGAAGGTTAATGCTCCTGATTTAAGATATGACGATGGATCAACTTATAATGCTGAGAATGATCCGAGAGTAACTAAAGTTGGTAAATTTTTAAGAAGAACAAGTTTGGATGAAGTGCCACAGTTTTTTAATGTGTTACTAGGCGATATGGCTTTTATAGGCCCAAGACCAGATAGTGCTTTTTACTTAAGTGAATATACTGATGAAGAAAGAGTAATACTCAGTGTTAGGCCTGGCATTACTGGATATAACCAAGCAATTAATCGAAACTCCGTTTCAACTAAAGAAAAATTACAAAACGATATTATATATGTTAATAAAATGTCTTTCTTTTTTGATGTAAAAATTATATTTATGACTATTGTGAGTGTGCTTCATTCAAAAAATATTTATCGAGATACTAATAAAGAAGAGACTATTGTTGAACTTGAGGAGAAATAATATGAAAAAGATAATGATATTAGGTGCAAGTGAATTGCAATTACCAGCTATTCAATGTGCAAATAGTATGGGAATAGAAACAATAGTACTTGATTTTGACGCTAATGCTATTGGGAGAAATGAGGCCTCAAAATTTTACGAAGTAAGTACATTAGATTATGATAAAGTTTTAGAAATAGCAAAATTCGAAAAAATTGACGGTATTATGACTATTTGTAGCGATCGACCAATGACAGTAGTAGCTAGGGTTGGTGAAAAATTAGGATTAAATACGATTTCGTATGAAACAGCTTTAAAAGCAACTGATAAAGGTCTAATGAGGAAAGCATTGTTTGAAAATAACGTGCCAATTCCTCAATTTTTTATATGTAGAACATACGAAGATGTAGAACATGCAGTCAATAGTATCCAAGGTGAATGTATTTTTAAGCCATCAAATAACTCTGGAAGTAGAGGAATATATTTATATGACGAAAATAAAAATCTACAAGATGCATATAGTTATTCAAAACAATATAGTACTGACAATATTGTGCTGGTAGAAGAATTTATGAAAGGCCCAGAAGTTAGTGTAGAGGCCTTTGTAATAAATGGTGAAGTAAATATTATTCAAATTACAGATAAAATAACAACTGGAGCGCCATACTTTGTAGAAATGGGTCACACCCAACCTTCATCATTACCAAATGATATACAATCTCAAATTAGAAAAGTTGCTATAAAGGGAATACAAGCATTAAATATTGATAATGGTCCAGCACATGTAGAGATTAAAGTTACAGAACAAGGACCAAAAATTGTTGAGATTGGAGCAAGGTTAGGTGGAGATTATATTACTACTGATTTAGTTCCATTATCAACAGGGGTTAATATGGTTGAATTAACTATAAAAAACGCTTTAAACTTTCCTGTAGATATTAAAAAGTTGTTTTTGAAAAGTTCGGCGATTAGATATATTAATGATGAGCTAGAAATTCCAGAAGAATTTAAAACTAAAGTGACTTATTATTTTAATAAAGATATACAATTAAGTGATATAAAATCAAGTAATGACAGAAGAGGATATTATATTATTCAAACTATGAATCTGGACGAATTAGATAGTGTAATATCGGAAATTCAAAGAATAAATGAGAGGAGATGATTTCATTGTCTAAATATGTATTTATTTCTAATAGTACGAAACCTAATCAAGATGAGTATGAGTCATTAGAGGATATAAAGTTATCCAATGTAAATAGACCATGTCTAAAAATAGCAAATGAAATGGGATATGATGTTATATTGGGTGTTAATAGAAAATATCCAGAAAAACTCAAATGTCCTGAAATGGATATTACTTTTTATGACTCTCATACATTTAGAAGTATATTTGCTTTCAAGGATAATTATATTGCTTATAAAAATCTGTGTGAGATATTAAAAAAAGGTGAGGTAGAAGTCATTCATTGTAACACACCTATTGGTGGCTTTATAGGAAGAGTATGTGGCAAGAAATATAAGGTACCTAAAGTTATATATACAGCTCATGGCTTTCATTTTTATAAAGGAGCACCTTTATTTTATAATACAATTATAAAATGGATTGAGTTTTTTCTAGCACATTGGACAGATGTTATTATAACAATGAATGAAGAAGATTATCAGAATGCATTAAAAATGAAATTAAGAAATAATGGTAAAGTTTATAAAGTCAATGGTGTAGGTATAAATATAGAAGAAATTTCTAATATTGATTTAAATAGATTAGATGCACGAAAATCAATGAATATAAATATGGATGAATTTGTTTGCATAGGAGTTGGAAGAATAGAAAAAAATAAAAACTATGAAATGTGTATTAAAGCTATTCATCAGACTAAAAATAAAAATATTCATTTTCTAATTTGTGGTGATGGGAAGAAAAGAAAAAAATTAGAAAAGCTAGCTAAAAAATTAAATGTAGAAAAGCAAATTCATTTTTTAGGATACAGAGAAGACGTATTCAAATTATTGAAAGTTTCAGATTGTTATTTATCAACATCTAAAAGGGAAGGTTTACCAAGAGCGTTGATGGAAGCAATGTCAGTTGGATTGCCTTGTATTGTAAGTGATGTTAGAGGAAATAGGGATTTGATTAATCATAATGAAGGTGGTTTTTTGGTATCACCTAAAGATTACAAAGAAATAGGTGCCAGAATAAATTTATTAGTTAATAATCCCAATCTAAGAAAAGAAATGAGTAATATTAATCTAGAGCGAATAAAAGCGTATGATGTTAAGGGGGTTAATAACTTGATTAAAAAGATATACTTAGAAGTATCTGAGATATAAACAATTTGTTGATTTGTAGAGGAGATGATAGATTTGAGAGTTTTGTTTATAAGAAGTAATCCGGTATCTCCAGATTCTCGATTAGAAAAAGAAGTTAATACATTAATTAATGCTGGACATAACGTTACAATACTATGTTGGGATAGAGATTCAAATTATCAGGAAAAGAAAGAAAAAAAAGAATTATTTGATAATTTTTGTGATATTTATCGTATTGGAATAAAAGCAACATATGGTGGAGGAATAAAAATGAATTTTTTTCCATTAATAAAATTTCAATATCAAATAGTAAGGCATTTAAAAAGCCACAAAGATTATGAAGTAATACATGCATGTGATTTTGATACTGGTTTTATTAGTTATTTATTCAAATCAAAAAAATTTTTTGTTTATGATATTTATGATTATTATGCTCATTCTTTTAATGTTCCAAATTTTATAAAAAAAGTAATTGAGTTTATTGAAAATTACCTTTTTAATCATTCGGATTATTCAATAATTTGTTCTGAAAAAAGATTAAAACAGATATCAAATATTAAAACTAATAAAATTTGTATTATACATAATTC
The sequence above is drawn from the Candidatus Stoquefichus sp. SB1 genome and encodes:
- a CDS encoding glycosyltransferase family 4 protein; this encodes MSKYVFISNSTKPNQDEYESLEDIKLSNVNRPCLKIANEMGYDVILGVNRKYPEKLKCPEMDITFYDSHTFRSIFAFKDNYIAYKNLCEILKKGEVEVIHCNTPIGGFIGRVCGKKYKVPKVIYTAHGFHFYKGAPLFYNTIIKWIEFFLAHWTDVIITMNEEDYQNALKMKLRNNGKVYKVNGVGINIEEISNIDLNRLDARKSMNINMDEFVCIGVGRIEKNKNYEMCIKAIHQTKNKNIHFLICGDGKKRKKLEKLAKKLNVEKQIHFLGYREDVFKLLKVSDCYLSTSKREGLPRALMEAMSVGLPCIVSDVRGNRDLINHNEGGFLVSPKDYKEIGARINLLVNNPNLRKEMSNINLERIKAYDVKGVNNLIKKIYLEVSEI
- a CDS encoding ATP-grasp domain-containing protein, with the translated sequence MKKIMILGASELQLPAIQCANSMGIETIVLDFDANAIGRNEASKFYEVSTLDYDKVLEIAKFEKIDGIMTICSDRPMTVVARVGEKLGLNTISYETALKATDKGLMRKALFENNVPIPQFFICRTYEDVEHAVNSIQGECIFKPSNNSGSRGIYLYDENKNLQDAYSYSKQYSTDNIVLVEEFMKGPEVSVEAFVINGEVNIIQITDKITTGAPYFVEMGHTQPSSLPNDIQSQIRKVAIKGIQALNIDNGPAHVEIKVTEQGPKIVEIGARLGGDYITTDLVPLSTGVNMVELTIKNALNFPVDIKKLFLKSSAIRYINDELEIPEEFKTKVTYYFNKDIQLSDIKSSNDRRGYYIIQTMNLDELDSVISEIQRINERR
- a CDS encoding sugar transferase is translated as MYNRIKRFIDFLISLIILPILLLLIIIVGIAIKLDDGGPVFYFGERIGYHGKIFKMFKFRSMKVNAPDLRYDDGSTYNAENDPRVTKVGKFLRRTSLDEVPQFFNVLLGDMAFIGPRPDSAFYLSEYTDEERVILSVRPGITGYNQAINRNSVSTKEKLQNDIIYVNKMSFFFDVKIIFMTIVSVLHSKNIYRDTNKEETIVELEEK